The Desulfosporosinus acidiphilus SJ4 genome has a window encoding:
- a CDS encoding helix-turn-helix domain-containing protein: MLEDEKHQQLIRQYDTGQYLHSLRTQKGLTQPVVGKALGISPSYLSEIEKGVRMPSDELIEEFASYYSVKDNDLFQRYGKIPVIVRHEILEHPYLQDTLAELRRLRKKGKITDEQSDKLLREITTIYKKHIDEINKGE; this comes from the coding sequence ATGTTGGAGGACGAGAAACATCAGCAGCTAATAAGACAATATGACACTGGCCAATATCTTCATTCCCTTCGTACTCAGAAAGGTTTAACGCAGCCAGTCGTGGGTAAGGCATTAGGTATAAGCCCTTCATATTTATCTGAAATCGAAAAGGGCGTCAGAATGCCTTCTGATGAACTCATTGAAGAATTTGCCAGTTATTATAGCGTCAAAGATAACGATTTGTTCCAAAGGTACGGAAAAATACCCGTTATAGTTAGGCATGAAATATTAGAACATCCATATCTTCAAGATACTTTGGCAGAATTAAGACGATTACGAAAAAAAGGTAAAATAACGGATGAGCAATCCGATAAACTTCTTCGTGAAATAACAACCATCTATAAAAAACACATCGATGAGATTAACAAAGGGGAATGA
- a CDS encoding HNH endonuclease, whose amino-acid sequence MPTKPKRPCSYPGCPWLTAGRYCEQHQKQVSKEYDLRRGSAASRGYDSRWATTRKRYLREHSLCVECLKTGKLTPANVVDHVIPHKGDMVKFWDESNWQSLCKRCHDRKTAKEDGRWG is encoded by the coding sequence ATGCCGACCAAGCCAAAGCGTCCCTGCTCTTATCCAGGTTGTCCCTGGCTAACAGCAGGACGATACTGTGAGCAGCATCAAAAACAAGTGTCCAAAGAATACGATTTAAGGCGAGGTTCCGCAGCTAGTCGTGGTTATGATTCAAGATGGGCTACGACCCGCAAGCGTTACTTGCGCGAGCATTCCTTGTGTGTAGAGTGCTTAAAGACCGGCAAACTCACGCCAGCTAATGTTGTCGATCATGTTATTCCTCATAAAGGAGATATGGTTAAGTTCTGGGATGAATCCAATTGGCAAAGTTTATGTAAACGGTGTCATGACAGAAAGACGGCAAAAGAGGATGGACGTTGGGGATAG
- a CDS encoding AAA family ATPase produces the protein MNKLQFSHSRVNTFEKCPYQFKLRYLDKLTTISDSLADDALVVGNALHLGAEKDERAMLEFYFSNYTVIDDLHINETMKLTALLRKLKNHLGSISGQFRQEYKLERPEFKGFVDLIVTNPDRTVDVYDFKYSNHVNNYLDSKQLHLYKFYLEREGFNVQRIGFIFIPKTSIRQKKTEDLYQFRKRLIETLSTMEVQVVYLDYDFQKVKEFWDSCDLIGETIEFPKNQTNLCNWCEFQKYCLEGIDYMLLPSAERRQIDAVSKKVIWIYGAPFTGKTYFANKFPSPLMLNTDGNVRFVDAPYIAIRNEVTVEGRLTKTRLAWDIFKDAIAELEKKQNEFETIILDLLEDTYEHCRLFMYDKLGIEHESDNSFKAWDMVRTEFLSTLKRLINLDYNIVLISHEDMSKDVTKRTGDKITRIAPNIQEKAANKIAGMVDIVARVINEDDERFLTFKTSEVEFGGGRLTLIAKKIPLEYESFVKLYEAVQNSVPASETKTRRERKSKDAMEEEVTQQATIETPEETVSDEPSLKVEPTQGLETPSLSEPPKRSRRTRTQQ, from the coding sequence GTGAACAAACTGCAATTCAGCCACAGCCGAGTCAATACCTTCGAAAAATGTCCCTATCAGTTTAAACTCCGCTACCTGGACAAACTCACCACGATCTCCGACTCCTTAGCCGATGATGCACTGGTTGTTGGTAACGCCCTCCATCTGGGTGCTGAGAAGGACGAACGAGCGATGTTGGAGTTTTACTTCTCCAACTATACCGTGATTGATGATTTGCACATCAACGAAACTATGAAACTGACCGCCCTTTTACGAAAGCTTAAGAACCATCTTGGCAGTATCTCCGGCCAATTTAGGCAGGAATATAAACTTGAACGGCCCGAGTTTAAAGGTTTTGTGGACTTGATCGTGACTAATCCAGATAGAACCGTTGATGTCTACGACTTTAAGTATTCCAATCATGTAAATAACTATCTCGATTCCAAACAGCTTCATCTCTATAAATTCTATCTCGAACGGGAAGGGTTTAACGTTCAGCGAATCGGGTTCATCTTCATCCCCAAAACCTCTATCCGTCAAAAGAAAACGGAAGATCTTTATCAGTTCAGAAAGAGACTCATAGAAACCCTCAGCACAATGGAAGTGCAAGTGGTTTACCTCGATTACGATTTCCAAAAAGTTAAAGAGTTCTGGGACTCTTGCGATTTGATTGGTGAGACAATCGAGTTTCCTAAAAACCAAACGAACCTGTGTAACTGGTGTGAGTTTCAGAAATATTGCCTAGAAGGGATTGACTATATGTTATTACCAAGTGCCGAACGTCGCCAAATTGATGCTGTGAGTAAGAAAGTCATCTGGATTTACGGTGCTCCATTTACCGGCAAGACTTACTTTGCTAATAAATTCCCAAGTCCTTTGATGCTCAATACTGACGGAAATGTCAGGTTTGTAGATGCACCGTATATCGCCATAAGAAACGAAGTAACGGTCGAGGGACGGCTGACTAAAACAAGATTGGCCTGGGATATTTTCAAAGATGCCATTGCCGAATTAGAAAAGAAACAGAACGAGTTTGAAACCATTATTTTGGATTTACTCGAAGACACTTACGAGCATTGCCGACTTTTTATGTATGACAAATTAGGCATTGAGCATGAATCGGATAACAGCTTTAAAGCCTGGGATATGGTCAGAACAGAGTTCTTATCCACGCTCAAACGCCTCATCAACTTGGACTATAACATTGTTCTTATTTCCCATGAAGATATGTCTAAGGACGTGACTAAACGAACGGGAGACAAGATCACAAGGATTGCTCCGAATATTCAAGAGAAAGCTGCCAACAAAATCGCTGGGATGGTGGATATCGTGGCCCGAGTAATCAACGAAGACGATGAACGGTTCTTAACCTTTAAAACCAGTGAGGTAGAGTTTGGTGGTGGTAGACTTACACTCATTGCTAAAAAAATACCCTTGGAATATGAATCATTTGTCAAACTATATGAGGCTGTGCAGAACTCGGTTCCAGCCAGCGAGACAAAGACCCGTCGAGAACGGAAGAGTAAGGACGCAATGGAAGAAGAGGTTACCCAACAAGCAACTATTGAAACACCAGAGGAAACCGTATCTGATGAACCCAGCCTGAAGGTTGAGCCAACCCAAGGTCTAGAAACACCTTCGCTCAGTGAACCTCCGAAACGATCCCGCCGTACCAGAACACAACAATAA
- a CDS encoding HD-GYP domain-containing protein, producing the protein MDFNLNEFLGAVANTLDIIEKDIFGVATNHSKRLAYISVIIAHELRLTNAETFDLASLAMLHDNGASMKILHDSLKGTPKEKINMLESRKEHCIIGEDNLRDFPFLTQPQNVIKYHHERNDGSGFFGLSKDEIPMMSQIIALADTLDLAFDLRNTVNKEVIRIFVNQHKNTFFSPWIVNVFNKISDLDNVWQALSDENIDVGLIKVIPKYSYKLDYLEIHTITKTLSKIIDAKSQYTQTHSSGLSGKMETMAEFYGFDSIMTLKLLISTDLHDLGKLAISNRILDKPGKLSNEEYEEIQKHPSITRQCLQSIRGFEEITQWASNHHEKLDGSGYPQGLKAKDLDFNSRLITCLDIYQALREERPYRKSMDHKEAMVILKDMVEYGRLDQTIVKDIDFVFSNVSSRLRG; encoded by the coding sequence ATGGATTTTAACCTGAATGAATTTTTAGGAGCGGTCGCAAATACACTAGACATCATTGAAAAGGATATATTTGGCGTAGCGACCAATCATTCAAAAAGGCTCGCCTATATATCTGTAATAATAGCCCATGAACTTCGATTGACGAATGCTGAAACATTTGATCTGGCTTCCCTTGCTATGTTGCATGACAATGGAGCGAGTATGAAAATTTTACATGATTCTTTGAAAGGTACTCCTAAAGAAAAAATTAATATGTTAGAAAGCAGAAAAGAACATTGTATCATCGGGGAGGATAATCTCCGAGATTTCCCTTTCTTAACGCAACCTCAAAATGTCATAAAATATCATCACGAGAGAAATGACGGTTCAGGTTTTTTCGGTTTATCTAAAGATGAGATTCCTATGATGTCACAAATTATTGCGCTGGCTGATACTTTAGACTTGGCTTTTGATTTAAGAAATACGGTTAATAAAGAGGTTATAAGGATATTCGTTAATCAACACAAAAATACATTTTTTTCTCCCTGGATAGTAAATGTCTTTAATAAGATTTCTGACCTAGATAACGTTTGGCAAGCTTTATCGGACGAGAACATTGATGTTGGCCTTATAAAGGTGATTCCTAAATATAGTTATAAACTCGATTATCTTGAAATTCACACAATTACAAAGACTTTGTCTAAAATAATTGATGCCAAATCTCAATACACTCAAACTCATTCATCAGGACTTTCCGGAAAGATGGAAACCATGGCGGAGTTCTACGGATTTGACTCGATTATGACCTTGAAATTACTTATTTCAACGGATTTGCATGATCTAGGTAAGTTGGCTATAAGTAATCGGATATTAGATAAACCCGGAAAGTTATCGAATGAGGAATATGAAGAAATTCAAAAGCATCCCAGCATTACTAGGCAATGTTTACAAAGTATCAGAGGATTTGAAGAGATTACTCAATGGGCCTCGAATCATCATGAAAAATTAGATGGATCAGGGTATCCGCAAGGGTTAAAAGCTAAAGATCTCGATTTTAATTCGCGGTTAATCACCTGTTTAGACATATATCAGGCGCTAAGGGAAGAAAGACCCTATAGGAAATCAATGGATCATAAGGAAGCTATGGTAATTTTAAAGGATATGGTGGAATATGGACGCTTGGATCAAACAATAGTTAAGGATATTGATTTTGTTTTCTCGAATGTTTCAAGTCGACTTAGAGGTTAA
- a CDS encoding helix-turn-helix domain-containing protein codes for MNLSKEKITYLIQQRGLTQNELARALNIRPGSLSNALSGKRGVGRKILSALLREFPGESAMSLTKRQVAV; via the coding sequence ATGAACTTGAGTAAGGAAAAGATAACCTATCTTATTCAACAACGGGGACTCACTCAGAACGAACTTGCTCGCGCCCTAAATATTCGACCGGGTTCATTATCCAATGCGCTATCCGGTAAACGTGGGGTTGGGAGGAAGATTCTATCCGCTTTGCTCAGGGAATTCCCAGGAGAAAGTGCTATGAGTCTTACCAAAAGGCAGGTGGCAGTATGA
- a CDS encoding site-specific DNA-methyltransferase, whose product MDIQKIPAEKLNPAKYNPRKNLKPGDTDYEKLRRSIEEFGYVEPVIWNKQTGNIVGGHQRYKILTEQGVKDIDCVVVDMDEQHEKALNIALNKVAGEWDMPLLTDLLKDLDESGFEVSLTGFEAEELDELFGNSGTEGSQEVEEDDFDTDAAVAKIETPISQRGDIWQLGKHRLMCGDSTLSEDMAKLMDGQQCDLVLTDPPYNVDYQGATKDKLKIQNDKMEDDKFLAFLTDAFTQMYEHSKKGAAIYVFHADSEGYNFRAAFKHAGYTLRQCLVWVKNSMVLGRQDYQWRHEPILYGWKDGASHSWYSDRKQTTVVEFDKPHRNSTHPTIKPLGLVGYYIENSSKAGDLVLDPFSGSFSTGIACEQTHRICYGMEMDPKYVDVCASRYIEHKGGSDDVYLIRNGEKVAWKDIKQV is encoded by the coding sequence ATGGATATTCAGAAAATACCTGCCGAAAAACTAAATCCAGCGAAATACAACCCTCGTAAAAACTTAAAACCGGGTGATACGGATTATGAAAAGCTTCGCCGCTCAATCGAAGAGTTTGGTTATGTAGAACCCGTCATATGGAACAAGCAAACCGGCAACATCGTAGGAGGCCATCAACGCTATAAAATATTGACAGAACAAGGTGTCAAAGACATTGACTGTGTTGTGGTTGATATGGATGAGCAGCATGAAAAGGCTTTAAACATTGCACTGAATAAGGTAGCCGGTGAATGGGATATGCCGCTACTTACGGATTTATTGAAGGACCTAGATGAGTCCGGCTTTGAGGTTTCCTTAACCGGTTTTGAAGCAGAGGAACTGGATGAGTTGTTTGGAAACTCAGGCACTGAAGGATCTCAAGAGGTTGAAGAAGACGACTTTGACACGGATGCTGCTGTTGCCAAAATTGAAACTCCGATCAGCCAGCGTGGGGATATTTGGCAATTGGGTAAGCATAGACTGATGTGCGGGGATTCGACCTTAAGTGAAGATATGGCTAAACTGATGGACGGACAGCAGTGTGACCTTGTTCTGACAGATCCTCCCTATAATGTCGACTACCAAGGGGCTACCAAGGATAAGTTGAAAATCCAAAATGACAAGATGGAAGACGATAAGTTCCTAGCGTTTCTAACCGATGCATTTACCCAGATGTATGAGCATTCCAAAAAGGGTGCTGCGATTTATGTATTTCATGCCGATAGCGAAGGTTACAATTTCAGAGCTGCTTTTAAGCATGCAGGTTATACTTTGCGTCAATGCCTAGTGTGGGTAAAGAACTCCATGGTGTTAGGTCGCCAGGACTATCAATGGAGGCACGAGCCCATTCTCTACGGCTGGAAAGACGGAGCAAGCCATAGTTGGTACTCAGACCGTAAGCAAACAACGGTTGTAGAATTTGATAAACCTCATAGAAATAGTACTCATCCAACAATTAAACCCCTAGGCTTAGTTGGATATTATATAGAAAACTCTAGCAAGGCTGGAGATTTAGTACTCGATCCCTTTTCAGGGAGTTTTTCAACGGGGATAGCATGCGAACAAACTCATAGGATTTGTTATGGTATGGAAATGGACCCCAAGTATGTGGATGTATGTGCTTCGAGGTATATCGAGCATAAAGGCGGGAGCGATGATGTTTATCTGATTCGTAATGGTGAGAAGGTAGCCTGGAAGGATATAAAACAAGTATAA
- a CDS encoding DUF4406 domain-containing protein: MFAIKQNCLPIAPHVFYTSILEDTVEEQRRNGMAMGLELLSICQELLSICQELWAFGDKISAGMMSEIEAAEQLGIPVVFYSDKCQRRILKGGE; encoded by the coding sequence TTGTTCGCGATTAAACAGAACTGTTTGCCGATTGCTCCGCATGTTTTTTACACTTCGATTTTAGAGGACACTGTCGAGGAACAACGCAGAAATGGTATGGCAATGGGCCTGGAGCTGTTGAGCATATGCCAGGAGCTGTTGAGCATATGCCAGGAGCTTTGGGCTTTCGGAGATAAGATTTCAGCAGGAATGATGTCCGAGATCGAAGCTGCCGAACAATTGGGAATTCCAGTCGTGTTCTACAGTGATAAGTGCCAAAGGAGAATTTTGAAAGGAGGTGAATAA
- a CDS encoding DUF669 domain-containing protein encodes MATIWEKFDKAIDTKALKEDVLAAQENKQEYRDVPKGHYEVKIEKLELVESKTSKPMVACWMKILSGEYKGQLIFYNQVIHVGFGIHKATEFLRSLDSGIEVTFDNYKQFYELLLNILEVIENKFEYEVDYGEDKKGYGTYVIKEVFEV; translated from the coding sequence ATGGCAACAATATGGGAAAAATTCGACAAAGCAATTGATACAAAGGCACTCAAGGAAGACGTGTTAGCCGCACAAGAAAACAAGCAAGAATATCGGGATGTTCCGAAGGGCCATTATGAAGTGAAAATAGAAAAACTGGAACTTGTCGAATCGAAAACGAGTAAGCCGATGGTGGCCTGCTGGATGAAAATTCTGAGTGGAGAGTACAAGGGACAATTAATATTCTACAACCAAGTTATTCATGTTGGGTTTGGCATTCACAAGGCCACTGAGTTTCTGCGTTCCTTAGATAGTGGTATTGAAGTTACCTTCGATAATTACAAACAGTTTTATGAATTGCTTCTGAATATCTTAGAGGTGATTGAGAACAAATTCGAATATGAAGTTGATTATGGGGAAGACAAGAAAGGCTATGGCACCTACGTGATTAAGGAAGTCTTTGAAGTTTAA
- a CDS encoding VRR-NUC domain-containing protein → MTEAEFQKQVQEFLRRQGVWYVKYWGGGRFTKAGVPDLLCCVNGWFVGIELKTETGRVSKLQEYNLTKIQESGGQAFVLRPSGFKAFKEFIEGK, encoded by the coding sequence ATGACTGAAGCAGAGTTCCAAAAACAAGTCCAAGAATTCCTCCGCCGCCAAGGGGTTTGGTATGTGAAGTATTGGGGTGGAGGACGGTTTACCAAAGCAGGAGTCCCCGATCTTCTATGCTGTGTCAACGGTTGGTTTGTCGGCATTGAGTTAAAAACGGAAACGGGCAGAGTATCAAAACTTCAAGAATACAATCTCACTAAAATCCAAGAATCGGGTGGACAAGCTTTTGTTCTCCGTCCAAGCGGATTCAAAGCCTTTAAAGAGTTCATCGAAGGGAAGTGA
- a CDS encoding phage antirepressor Ant has product MSDDLKVIEQRDLLGNDFRIYGDMENPLFLAKDVAEWIDYDPSKVNEMVAMVDDNEKLTETISWSGQGRKMWFLTEDGLYEVLLQSRKPNAKEFKRQVKQILKDIRRHGLYVTDTALENMLTSPDFGIRLLNEIKLERETISRLEQKIEEDKSKVAFAKAIEATNDTIYVGDLAKLLKKNGTDIGQARLFEWLRQNGYLMTGFSKNTPIQRSIEMGLFDVKEDVFTFPNGDVRISKTPMVTVKGQTYFINLFAKKEGDIRRSEPTVEVDINNAR; this is encoded by the coding sequence ATGAGCGATGATTTAAAGGTTATCGAGCAAAGAGACCTTCTGGGAAATGATTTTAGGATATACGGAGACATGGAAAATCCATTGTTTCTGGCCAAAGATGTAGCGGAGTGGATTGACTACGATCCCAGTAAGGTCAATGAGATGGTTGCTATGGTTGATGACAACGAAAAGCTGACCGAGACAATTTCGTGGTCAGGTCAGGGACGCAAAATGTGGTTCCTCACCGAAGATGGACTCTATGAAGTTCTCCTTCAGAGTCGAAAACCCAACGCTAAAGAATTTAAGAGGCAAGTTAAGCAGATTCTTAAAGATATTCGGAGGCACGGTCTATATGTAACAGATACCGCATTAGAAAACATGCTCACCAGTCCTGATTTTGGTATAAGGCTCCTTAACGAAATTAAATTAGAACGAGAGACAATTTCTAGGCTAGAACAAAAAATCGAAGAGGACAAGTCCAAAGTCGCTTTTGCCAAGGCGATTGAAGCAACAAACGATACCATCTATGTAGGGGACTTGGCTAAACTTCTTAAGAAAAACGGTACGGATATTGGGCAAGCGCGGTTATTTGAGTGGCTGAGGCAGAATGGTTATCTAATGACGGGATTCAGTAAAAATACACCGATTCAGCGGTCTATAGAAATGGGTCTCTTTGACGTTAAAGAAGATGTGTTTACCTTTCCCAATGGGGACGTTCGGATCTCCAAAACTCCAATGGTTACGGTAAAAGGGCAGACGTATTTTATAAATCTGTTTGCGAAAAAAGAAGGAGACATCAGAAGAAGTGAACCCACGGTTGAAGTGGATATCAATAACGCGCGATGA
- a CDS encoding DEAD/DEAH box helicase, which yields MIKLLPHQQSVLEQTKAFHRVAYYLDMGLGKSFVGSEKMHQLKTPFTLVICQKSKIDDWAAHFREHYDYNVYSFNKQFISEIPEHSVLVINYDLAWRRSELLKLSNYTLILDESSCIKNETRRRSKFILKLKADNAILLSGTPTGGKYEELWSQCQLLGWAISKRLYWQQFVKTKILEVGGCPIKVVTGYKNVDRLKAKLRDYGAVFMKTEEVLDLPKTMDQIVNIAITKEYRRFKKDRVIDINGKTLVGDTPLTQLLYLRQLAGMYNENKIERLTDLIQSTGDRLIVFYNFDLEYGVIRNLCEKTGKQVSVVNGKLKDLKAYEEHSDSVTLVQYQAGAMGLNLQLANKIIYFSLPLSSELWMQSKKRIHRIGQTQTCFYYYLLTKGTIEPKILETLQQRKDFTDRLFKEVDHD from the coding sequence ATGATTAAACTCCTCCCACATCAGCAATCGGTTCTTGAACAAACAAAAGCCTTTCACCGAGTCGCCTATTATTTGGATATGGGCTTAGGCAAGAGTTTTGTTGGTTCAGAAAAGATGCACCAACTCAAAACGCCTTTTACTTTGGTGATCTGCCAAAAATCTAAAATTGATGATTGGGCAGCTCATTTTCGAGAGCATTACGACTATAACGTTTATAGTTTCAACAAACAATTTATCTCGGAAATTCCGGAACACTCTGTGCTCGTTATCAATTATGATCTCGCCTGGCGGAGATCGGAGTTATTAAAACTATCCAACTATACGCTGATCCTGGACGAATCCTCTTGTATCAAAAATGAGACACGGCGACGATCAAAGTTTATCCTCAAACTGAAAGCGGACAATGCCATCTTGCTTTCTGGTACTCCCACCGGGGGGAAATATGAGGAACTCTGGAGTCAATGCCAGCTGCTTGGCTGGGCCATTTCAAAGCGCCTTTATTGGCAGCAGTTTGTTAAAACGAAAATATTGGAGGTCGGAGGCTGTCCCATCAAGGTTGTTACTGGGTATAAAAATGTGGATCGTTTAAAAGCCAAGCTTCGTGACTATGGTGCTGTCTTCATGAAAACCGAAGAGGTTCTGGATCTTCCGAAAACCATGGATCAAATTGTTAATATCGCTATCACGAAGGAGTACCGTCGCTTCAAAAAGGACCGGGTAATCGATATCAACGGTAAAACGCTGGTAGGAGACACACCACTGACCCAGCTCTTATATCTCCGGCAGTTAGCCGGAATGTACAACGAGAACAAGATTGAGCGTTTGACAGATTTAATTCAATCAACAGGGGATCGCTTGATCGTGTTCTATAATTTTGACCTTGAATATGGGGTTATTAGGAATCTTTGTGAGAAAACGGGTAAGCAAGTCTCTGTGGTCAATGGGAAGCTTAAGGATTTAAAAGCCTACGAAGAACACTCCGATTCGGTAACGCTGGTTCAATATCAGGCGGGAGCCATGGGTTTAAACTTACAGCTAGCCAATAAAATCATCTATTTCTCACTCCCATTATCCAGTGAATTATGGATGCAATCTAAAAAGCGAATTCACCGGATCGGACAGACCCAAACGTGCTTCTATTATTATCTGCTCACAAAAGGAACCATTGAACCAAAAATCTTAGAAACCCTGCAACAACGTAAAGACTTCACGGATCGGCTATTTAAGGAAGTGGACCATGACTGA
- a CDS encoding DNA primase family protein: MEFYKGYIPTRNKKPLKEFKDGNNFIVLDWARKLDEYAGVLAEGVILIDIDDMESSDIVLRILDDLSIQTLVIGTTRGKHFLFNNTDVTTNKTHTNTAIGITVDIKLGSRNSYHILKFDGVKRPVLRKADELAELPKWLLPVKSSISFSILEEGDGRNQALFNYILTLQSEGFNKNEIIETIGIINKYVLKAPLEQREIDTILRDEAFKKKSFFTKQGFQHQDFAKYLVREEHIVWINNVLHIYKDGIYSDKQRDLEIAMIRHIPELTQSRRREVLTYLELVADHVEMSPPNFIALGNGIYDLEMDELREYCPEIVIKNRISVNYEPETYDETVDKTLSNICCQDTELRIHLEEVIGYLLLRRNELGKFFVLTGSGSNGKSTFIDMLKYFLKPENYSALALGELGQRFKTAEVFGKLANLGDDISGKYIEETDILKKLVTGETLNVERKGKDPYEFESYAKLIFSANDMPRINDLSDGLKRRLVIIPFNAKFSSSDADFDPFIIDKLLSEKAMKYLLRIGIVGLKRVLAAKDFIKPAVVKKALAHYELENNPLLGFLEEHPKLNNELVKDVYLRYDLWCRQCNLKPLSRPMFGRELAKYGYKSKTVTLQGESSRVYVMTNPRNK; this comes from the coding sequence ATGGAGTTTTACAAAGGGTATATCCCTACAAGAAATAAAAAACCACTTAAAGAGTTTAAAGACGGCAATAATTTTATAGTTCTTGACTGGGCTAGGAAACTCGACGAATATGCCGGAGTGCTTGCTGAGGGAGTCATTCTCATCGATATAGACGACATGGAAAGTTCTGATATCGTCTTACGAATCCTCGATGACCTTAGTATCCAAACCCTTGTTATTGGAACGACCCGAGGAAAACACTTCTTATTTAATAACACCGATGTGACCACTAACAAGACCCACACGAATACTGCTATTGGTATAACCGTAGATATCAAGCTTGGCTCAAGGAACTCTTATCACATTTTAAAGTTTGATGGAGTCAAAAGACCTGTTCTTCGTAAAGCTGATGAATTGGCAGAACTTCCAAAGTGGTTGCTGCCCGTTAAGAGTAGCATTAGTTTCTCTATCTTGGAAGAAGGGGATGGACGGAACCAAGCCTTGTTCAATTACATCCTTACTCTGCAATCCGAGGGATTTAATAAAAATGAGATCATTGAAACGATCGGGATCATCAATAAATATGTTCTCAAGGCACCTTTGGAGCAGCGTGAGATTGACACCATATTAAGAGATGAAGCCTTTAAGAAAAAATCCTTCTTTACTAAACAAGGATTTCAGCATCAAGACTTTGCTAAGTATCTGGTGCGAGAAGAACACATTGTCTGGATCAATAACGTGTTGCACATTTATAAGGACGGAATTTACTCTGACAAGCAACGAGACCTAGAAATCGCGATGATCCGCCATATCCCAGAGCTCACTCAATCTCGGCGAAGAGAAGTCTTGACCTATTTAGAACTTGTTGCAGACCATGTGGAAATGTCACCGCCTAATTTTATCGCCCTAGGTAATGGCATCTACGATCTAGAGATGGACGAACTTCGGGAATACTGTCCCGAGATTGTGATCAAGAACCGGATTTCCGTTAATTATGAACCGGAAACCTATGATGAAACCGTGGACAAGACCCTAAGTAATATCTGCTGTCAAGATACGGAACTTAGGATCCACTTAGAAGAAGTCATCGGGTACTTGTTACTGCGCAGAAACGAGTTAGGGAAATTTTTTGTTTTAACAGGTTCAGGATCCAACGGTAAATCCACATTCATTGATATGCTCAAGTATTTTCTCAAGCCGGAAAACTACTCAGCCTTAGCTCTTGGAGAACTTGGTCAACGGTTTAAAACGGCAGAAGTGTTCGGAAAGCTCGCGAATTTGGGAGATGATATTTCCGGTAAGTATATCGAAGAAACCGATATCCTAAAGAAACTGGTCACCGGAGAAACGCTTAATGTGGAGAGAAAAGGAAAAGATCCCTATGAATTTGAAAGTTACGCCAAATTGATCTTCTCAGCCAATGATATGCCTCGGATAAACGATCTTTCAGATGGACTAAAACGTCGATTAGTCATTATTCCGTTCAATGCCAAGTTTAGCAGCAGTGATGCGGATTTCGATCCCTTTATTATCGATAAATTGCTCTCGGAGAAGGCCATGAAATATCTGCTGCGAATCGGGATTGTTGGGCTCAAGCGCGTACTGGCAGCCAAGGACTTTATCAAACCGGCAGTGGTCAAAAAAGCATTAGCTCATTATGAACTTGAGAACAATCCGTTACTTGGGTTTTTAGAAGAACATCCGAAACTCAACAATGAACTGGTCAAAGATGTTTATTTACGATACGACCTATGGTGCCGTCAGTGTAATCTCAAACCCTTAAGTCGGCCTATGTTCGGTCGCGAACTGGCTAAATACGGGTATAAAAGTAAAACCGTCACCCTCCAGGGTGAAAGCAGCCGAGTTTATGTCATGACAAATCCCCGTAATAAATAA